Proteins co-encoded in one Acipenser ruthenus chromosome 3, fAciRut3.2 maternal haplotype, whole genome shotgun sequence genomic window:
- the pdk4 gene encoding pyruvate dehydrogenase kinase, isozyme 4, protein MKIARYLMRNTALVNIPKQIERFSKYSPSPLSMKQFLDFGSANACEKTSFVFLRQELPVRLANIMKEVDFLPDKMLCTPSLQLLQSWYAQSLMEIVEFQEKNPDDGKVLSNFTEALVNIRNRHNNVIPTMAQGVIEYKESFGVDLVTNQNVQYFLDRFYMSRISIRMLINQHTLIFEGSRNPAHPKHIGSIDPNCDVVEVVKDACESSKMLCDQYYLASPEVIIKQVNAKAVGQPLHIVYVPSHLYHMLFELFKNAMRATVETHESSPSLPPIEVMVSLGDEDLTIKMLDRGGGVPLRKIDRLFSYMYSTAPRPVMDNSSNAPLAGFGYGLPISRLYAKYFQGDLQLYSMEGYGTSAVIYLKALSTESVERLPVFNKSAWRHYQTSIEADDWCIPSKEPKKLGKYDVNV, encoded by the exons ATGAAAATTGCACGGTATTTAATGAGAAATACTGCTTTGGTAAACATACCCAAACAAATCGAGAGATTCTCCAAGTATTCTCCTTCTCCtttgtcaatgaagcagttcctTGATTTTG gtTCGGCCAATGCTTGCGAGAAGACTTCTTTCGTGTTTTTAAGGCAAGAACTTCCTGTCAGGTTGGCCAATATCATGAAAGAGGTTGATTTTCTTCCGGACAAGATGCTGTGCACCCCTTCGCTACAGCTGCTGCAGAGCTG gtatGCCCAGAGTCTTATGGAAATAGTGGAGTTCCAGGAGAAGAATCCCGATGATGGAAAAGTTTTATCTAA ttttacagAGGCTCTGGTGAACATCAGAAACAGGCACAACAATGTGATCCCTACCATGGCTCAGGGGGTTATCGAGTATAAAGAGTCCTTTGGCGTGGACCTAGTCACAAATCAGAATGTCCAGTACTTCCTTGACCGTTTCTACATGAGCCGCATTTCTATCCGCATGCTCATAAACCAGCATA ctCTTATCTTTGAAGGAAGCAGAAATCCTGCCCACCCTAAGCATATAGGAAGCATTGACCCTAACTGTGATGTAGTGGAAGTTGTTAAAG ATGCATGTGAAAGCTCAAAGATGCTGTGTGATCAGTATTACTTGGCATCCCCTGAGGTGATAATCAAACAGGTGAATG caAAGGCAGTGGGTCAGCCTCTCCACATTGTATATGTCCCGTCCCATCTGTACCATATGTTGTTTGAGCTCTTCAAG AATGCAATGAGAGCCACTGTTGAGACTCATGAGTCCAGCCCTTCCCTTCCTCCTATAGAAGTGATGGTTTCATTGGGAGATGAAGACCTGACAATAAAG ATGTTAGATAGAGGTGGAGGCGTTCCTTTGAGGAAGATCGACCGACTTTTCAGTTACATGTATTCTACAGCTCCAAGGCCTGTCATGGACAACTCTTCTAATGCACCATTG gctggCTTTGGCTATGGTCTACCCATCTCTCGCCTTTATGCCAAATACTTTCAGGGAGATTTGCAGCTGTATTCCATGGAAGGATATGGTACATCTGctgttatatatttaaag gctTTGTCAAcagaatctgtggaaagacttCCCGTGTTCAACAAATCAGCCTGGAGGCATTACCAGACAAGTATAGAGGCAGACGACTGGTGCATTCCCAGCAAGGAGCCGAAGAAACTGGGGAAATACGATGTCAACGTATGA